The sequence GCTACAAAGTAGTGAAATATGAACAAAGAAGCTGGATTAAAAACCAGTGCCCTGTCTTTCATGTTTGGCAGTTAAatgttttcctgggaaaaaaaaaaaaaaacaacatatgGGTCCTACTGGACCAACATAGTGTCTGTTTTAAATCTGACttagctgctgctgtgctccatgAAGCTGTTGTTATAACTCCAAATGTTAATATTGGGAAGCAGTTGCTAGAGGGAATCTGAGAACTTTGTCACTGTTTTCTTGCAGCAGTGAATGCCCCAACGAGTGGCAGCTGTTCCTTTGTGTTTCCCAAGACTGTATTCAGGGATGTGAGGAGGGGATGCAGGTGGCTGAAGGACATGTTGAGTTTGGGTAATCCCCAGGTGATTCCAGTGGCAGAACAAGCAATAAGGTGTTTATTTCAATTAAATGTTGGCTTTCTTAAGCCTTTTCCACACCTAAGCTAAATGTAAAGCCTCTAGGTCTAGGGACTTGCAACTGTATGGGAGATTGTTGGCTACCACCAAGCATCCAAAGGTGTACACAGGTCAGGTTTGGTTGTCTTTCACCTCAGCAGGATACTTTCATGGATACTCTTAACATGAATAACTGGTctagaacatttttttctgtatttcacaaAGGTATTTCCACCAGCAGATGCTGGCTTGGGGGTTTGCAGAGTACATGGCAGAGCACTCCCACCACACAGAGGACAGCCAGCACCAGTCTGTGACTGAGAGGCTCAGATTGAGGACTTCAGGtctcttctgctttcatttctgtggTCTCTATTTCCCCAAAAATGTGGATGGGAAGGAGATAAGACATTCTTTCCCTTGTGTCAAAGTCTCAACTACCTCTTGGTTGCCAAAAGCACAAAATTTACACCTACTCCTCCCTGAATGCCAAAAGCCCCATCTGTTCTCTACTCGCCAAAGCCCACAACCTGTTATAAAAGCAATTCTGCACTGCATCATTCTGGAAGTTGAAGTATGGGATAGGATAAATTAGATTTTGTTTTCTAGTACTGTCCTGCATTTGGGGTTGGAGAAGCTTCTCTGTACTTGTTAAGCCTTAAATGTTATCTAGGATGCAGAGCATCTAACAACTGATGGAAAATAGCATGACCACctttttgagaaaaaatgtGTGCTATGGGACTTAAGAGTTAGAGAATAACAGGTAGTCATGGTCTTATCTCTCAGGTTTATCTCTCTTGGTAATGACAGCCAATagagaaaatgacattttagtGTAGACGAGGGGTTGGCAACCTTTCTAGAACGATGTGCCAGACAATTTTCTGTTCCAAAAAtagcagcagtgtgtgctggtAGGCactcagcaggagccaggggtTGCTGTCTTGCACAAAGGAAGCTTTTTCTGATGAGGTGGTTGGCAGTATCAGTGGCAGGAGCTCCAAACCCCTGCAGGGTTCCCATTGCTGTGGTGGTCTCTGCTGCAGGGTCCAGCCCACAGACCCCATCCCAGGAGCAACACGTGGTGGTGCTGACATGGAGGTGTCAGGAGTGGGATTGGTGTGTGCAGCTGCCCCTTCTCCACTCCCTGACATCATGTGCTTTGCTCAGGAGAAAATGTAGGTGCGTGGGCAAGGtaggagcagcaggatgctcTGCTGGGCCCCTGCTCGGGCTGACAGggatgccaggctgggctcggtgtgcacagcagagagaagcagctcTGCGTAGGTGCAGCTGAGCCACTGCGCTTCTGCAAGGGCTGTCTTGGCAAAtgcagtgctcagtgctggggaggaaGTGGTAGGtcagcctgggggctgctgaATTAAAAGATTATTAGGTGATGATATGGGAGAACTTGAAGATAATTTTATTGTTCAGCTGTGGAGAAATGCAGTGTGTTGCTAGGATTGATGTCACTCAAAAGAGGATTCATCAAAACCAGTGTGCAGGGCATGCCAGTATCAGGAGAGGATGGGTTATTTTTGCAACATGTGGATTCAGGCCATGAAATACTTTTCCCTCTAAAGGATCCAAGTTATGAATAAAGTTGTGTTGTAATCAAGTCAAGCACAAATGCAGTGCTGTAGCAAGTTTTGAAGTTGTTGAAAGAATTGACTGTGAATGGACTAGAACATTTGAAAGTGCAGGATTTCTTATGGGCTGGGAATAAGTAATTCTTACCTGAGTTAGTTCTTGCCAAGGGAAGCAAATGTACAGCATAAATCACTGGTAAAACATGGCATGGGAGAAGCATTTGAGTGTCTTCTGCAAGTGCCCAGCCAGGCAGTAGGAGCATCCTGGAGGAGCACTGGTACCcagggctgtcactgcagggaTCAGCAGAGGAAGGTGTGTGACCCTGGGGGTGCTCTGCGCCTCTCTGCAAGTCTGTCTGATGATGCATAAAGGCAGGTGGCTTCTCTCGTAGAAGGATGATGAGGCTGGAGGTGGAAGAGACAGTGACTTGCTGAAGCACTTCAGTAGCAAAGAGAGCTGAGGCTTTGAGATCTTCTCAAAGGTGTGTTTGGGTTAGATTTAAAGCTTTGAAGTTCAAAGATGTGTTTGCTGAGTTGGAAAAatcaaagagcagcagaatgGTCTCAGTGGACATCTCTGAAGTGCACAAGCAAGAAGTGCTTGTGATAAGACAGCAAGGTCTAGTAATGCTGTCACAGTTTAAGGGAAAATCCTCAATTTTGTATGCTGGTTTCTtgaatttgttttattaaaaattttaatattgatcagaagaaagagaagaggatgtaaggaaaagaataaaGTTACACATAATACAAAAAAATGGATCCTGATGAAGACCTCACTGTTAACTGTTACctgtttaaattactttttattttttgggttaCAGCTGCCTAATTTGCCACAGGGAATGTACTTGATAGCCTTGTGATTGTGGCTGAAAACTGAGAAGGTAGAGCTTGCTTGTTTCTAATTAGCATTTTCATGGTGCAGATACTATCTGTCTTTGGTAGCTTTGTGCAGGTGATAATGTTGGAACCTGaattcagatatttttcttgcatATCAGACTTGTGCATCATCTTTTAAAGGTGCCAGTTGCCCAAGACTAATGGGAATAAACTGAAATACAGCTTATTTTTAATGGCTAAAGGTAGCAGAGTGTATTGAATGCACATATGGAGTCGATCTGTTGAGTAGGAAGGTGTGATCAGAACACAGTCGCTCAACAAGACAGAAATTTTTGAGAGCTCAAGAGAACTGTGACTGAAGGTTGAGTATATTTGGAGATCTGCTGAAATTTTAGTCTgtaagtgattgttcacagatAACAGAATTACTGCAAAAACTTGATGTGGCTTATACAGCCCCAGGGATGACATCACAGCCAGTTCTGAGGATGTGCTGGGGGTACCATCGCCTTTGGTCCTGTAGCTGGAAGACAGCATTCATCTTTGAAGGTCCTGACAACCTGAACAAGGAAGATTTTAGAAGACTTTGGACTTGGAAATGTATTTGTGTAGAGTGAATGAGCAGGGAGCTCTGTAGCTTTGGGGGAATAGCCTGGGATCAAGCTGTTATAAAAGAGCTACATGAGTCTCAATGGAGAGAAATGGGGGCACTTGATTACCATAACTTGAGGATTTATTGTGAATCCTGTAGAAGCTCAGTGGAAGAGAAGGTGATGCCCTGGGTTAACATTTGCTGTCCTTTGTACCCACAGGTATTACAGAGGAACACACGGGGTCATTGTTGTCTACGACGTAACGAGCGCAGAATCTTTTGTGAATGTAAAACGGTGGTTGCATGAAATTAATCAAAACTGTGATGATGTCTGCAGGATACTTGGTAGGTGATTAGGGAGTTACAGCACCTTATTTAGTGGGCTGGCCTGCTGGAATACCAAACTGacttttattctctttccttttttagtgGGCAATAAGAATGATGATCCAGACCGAAAAGTGGTAGAAACAGAAGATGCCTATAAATTTGCTGGGCAGATGGAGATCCAGTTGTTTGAGACCAGCgccaaagaaaatattaatgtgGAAGAGGTAATATAATATTCAGAAGAGTAGAGATAGAATGATTTAGGGATAATGGTgtgggaagaaataaaaattccattCTTCCcattgagaaagaaaaagtgtttgtatGAGTTGGAAGTAGTAGGTAAAATCTCAAAAAGAGACATTCAGCTGTTTTTGGAAGAGTTGGGGAAGCAAAATGAAGGAGCCCACACTGCATTTTCAGTAGCTTTGCAGTGCTCATGTATTAGGCAGGAAGGAGTTGAGAATGCTTGTAAGAGGTAAGACTATCCAGACTTCACTCCTGCCCTCAATTGCCAAACTGCCCTGGTTTTATTGGTTTGGAAAAAGGGATAGAGGTACTGTTTAGTTTGGGAGTGGGTTGGGAAAAGCTATTGGATTTCCACTTGGGCCATAGTGGGTTGGGGAAGGTCTCTGAAGTGTTATTGTAACATAGAGAAAAGGGGAATGGGAGCAGCACCCCACAGGAGCCAGCACCCCACAGGAGCCAACCCGAGTTCTGGGGTGGTCTGAGTGTGCTTGTTTCTCTTGCAGATGTTTAATTGCATTACAGAGCTTGTCCTGcgagcaaagaaagaaaacttagcaaagcagcaacagcagcaacagaaCGATGTGGTGAAGCTAACGAAGAACAGTAAAAGGAAGAAGCGGTGCTGCTAatgccccttccctgctgcagagacTCTGCTCTCAGACAGATCAGCCCCTCCAGCTAGACTCGGGCAATTCCACTGGGGCAGGCTTTGGGAGGACTTTCTCAGTTTTGTGCCGttatttaaagattattttttctccatgttttctATCAAGAGGCGCTGGCACCTTCCCACTGCAGTGCCAAGAAGGTATCGGATGGAATCTTgcccccctctcctcccctgctTATTCCAGTGCGCCTTGTAGACAAGAAGGACGTTGCCTACCAAGTGGACTAATTAACCCAAGAGTTTGTATATAATGTATATTGCTTTAACCAGCCTCGCCTCTCTGTTGTCGCTTTGGCTTCTGCCTTCTTAATGTCAACCAATCATGGACTGCAGAGTTcatctttttaaagaaaaagtttaaaagttcTTAATTTGAGTTGGCCCCGGGCTGGCACTGCTTCCCGGGGCctccagctgcatttctgttGGGCTCCAGGCTGGCATCTGCTGCCCCTGGGGCCCCTGGCTTCTCCTGGAGTCCCTGGCTTTTCCTGGGGCTCGGGCTGTGTTTTTCTAGGTACCAGGATTGCAGGTGttgctgctggagcctggggtTTGATTTCAccagcccctgggctggcagctggagctgctgctggggcctgGAATTTCAGCTTGCCATCATCCAGATTCGTGGCTGGATCCTTGGGTTTCacctccttctgctgcagcccagctgtaCCTGTGCTCTCCTGTAGTTTGTATCAAGATACTGGAAAACAAACTGACCTGCAGAAGTGGGATTTGTTTggataaaacctttttttttttaaagcaaagtttAACAACTTTGACCTCTGCTTCTGGTTCTGCCAGTGTTCTAAGTGAGGGtccatttcttttgagaagaACAAAAATCATGTGATTctgccaaaaaccccaaacttctcCTTGTTGCCCTGTCCACAAATAGGCAATCTGAACTTGAATGTGAATTTTGGTGgcaaagcttttgtttttgaGAGAGAAAAGGCATGAAAAAAATTGAGCTCTTCTTATTGATGTCTGAATATGAAAGCTGCAGGATCATTCCCAGGATTCTTCAGTTAGGAAGGAGGACTGCTGTTTAATGCAAAGAAATGGAAAGCTTGCTTGCTTGGGTTATGTGGTGGTGGAGGATCACACTTGGAAACAAACTGGGCTTGCTGTGCTCAGCAACATTTTCCTGGCCCTCGTCAGCCTTTCTGGGAAAACAAGGGCTCACTTCCTCAGCCTGAATAGATGTAGTTAAAGGTGGAgagtgtatgtgtgtgtgtgtaactaAAATATCAAATGTCTGGGCTGAAAGGACACGCTCAGCACCTGGATTATTgcctaaataataataaaaaataattttaccttAAAAGGCATGGAGGGTATGACTTCCTTTAAGGCCTTGAAGGAGGACATACTCCATGTGCCAGTAAGTGGCCCTGTGGAATTGCTGGCCTTAGTTTGGTAGGATGTGATTCACCCATGTCCATGAGCTTGGAATCAGCCCACTTCTCTCCCTTCCTCACCCTTTCTCCAGGAGAGGCTAAATTTTAGTCACTTATTTTGCCTgcatttttttagatttttcagGTTGTGGTGAGAGCCCTGATCATACAATCACATCACGGTCAATCACTTTAAAGACTTTTTCCAAAGTGTAAACGATGAATGTGCAACACGTGGGTTTTTAATGGGTTCAGGTGCTGGGATATGGATCCAGCTGCCTTCACCCACCTCTGTTCTTCACATATCCTGCATTGGTAGCCCCAGAACTGGAGTGAgctgggatggtgctgctggggtgagCTCTGATCAGTGTTGAGAGGCTGTGCAAAGTGGTGGCTTTGGTCACACCagtccctcctgcctgctctccaGTGTGgaatgtgtgtgctgggaggagctgggccagtccctggagctgcctgtggggGTTCCCCCTGCAGACTGAGGGGCCCGGCTGTGGTACTTTGGGAATCTTGTTGGTAGCTGTGTGCAGATCTAGGAGGGAGTAACTTCATATAGGCAGAAGTAAAGAACATGTCTGAATTTACTGGAAATGATGCAATAAAATGAGGAAATGGTGCACCCAAGCCTGGAGTGTTCTCTTATATGGAAAAATTGGTCCTCTTTGAGTCCAGGTTTTTGTGGCTGTGGTTGGAATTCTGTCAATCCAGGTCCAGCTTCCTGGCTTAAAGtgggaatttcttttttttttttccccagagctggctgtaGAGGAGCAGTTACCTCTGCTCTTGCCATCACTGTTCAATTGGAAGGGGTGGGGACTGTGTCTCTAGTGGTGCTGATGTGAAGTTTCCTAAATGTTGAGCAATGGAATGTCTAACTGGTTTGCTAGGATTATTTCTGTAATGAAAGTTTCTAATtatgctttttaaataattttaaaaaactaaaaataaaggTTACAAGCTGCCAAATCTTTTTTTGAGGCTCTGTTTCCTCTGCTGTCCAGCACCTGGAGGTGAAGGGTGGCAAGCCAGgggtgagctctgctgctgagtgTAAAGGGTTATTTCCTAAGAGgggatattaaaaaaaccataaTTAATGCTTTCAAATGTTTAGTTGCCGTTTTAGGTTGAATGAAAGAGGAAGGTGGAATGGGTAGCTTATTTCTGTGTGAAGTGAGATGCCTGTGATTGTGCTGAAatcttttgtctttctgctcaACAAAAAGTATTGAGTGAGCTTTGAAAGCTCCTTCTCCCGAGGTGAATAAAAATCACCTGGAGTCTCTCTTCACTTTCCCAGGAAATTGCTGTGTGTTTAATGAATCTGTGCAGGAACTGCAGCCGTGGCTGTGCCCTCAGCATCCCcttgccctgcccaggctgctcctggggcagagATGGAAACCTCTGGGAAGGTGCCttggctgtgtctgtgccctttgggaggagcagctggaggggaCTCGTGGGGCCGTGTGGAtggcctgagctgcagctgctgccagctgtgggtcTGTGCCTCTCTGTGTTTCCTGTCTAAACCCCTCCCAGTCTGAGTCTGCCTCCATCCCAGGGCCAGTAAAGGACAAATGGCTGGAAGGTGAGATGATTTACCCACCTTTAGGTGTTCCTAAGAGATGCAAATGTTTCAAATGTTTTTGCCCTGGCCCCTTCTCCCCTAAGCACACACAGGGGCTTTACCTGGCTGAATTTCATGGGATGATGCAGCACCAAAGATGCTGTTGGGTGTTAAATGACAGTTCAAAAAATGAGCTTGTTTTGCTGCTGGGTACAGTAAAGTGAGAGCTGAGACAGTATCGTATAAATGATGTTTTATTCTGAAGAGAACTATTTACAAAAGAAGTAGAGCATTGTTTTTACTAAAAATATGCCTTTATAGATTTTTATAATATGTATCTTATAAAAACCATACATTTATTTACATGACTGCTACATACAAAAATTACAGCACTGTGGTATATGTACATATCTATAGGTACATTCTTTCTGcttgtccctgctgtgtgcttTTTCCCTCTCAATCCAAGGGAATCATTGCTGCAGCACCCAGACACTTCCTTTCTTGGCTTTTTGGTTCAaacaattttgctttttatagcTGAGTGGGGAGTAGAGAGTTTGCCTGATGGAGAGGCATATCTGGAATCTACCATTCTAAGTAGGACAAGTGCATgtggccctgcctgcagcctcacttcctgctctctctgcaAAATGACTCTGTTGTCAGTAACTTTTTCATTTACTGTTCATCTCCATGACAAGTTGCTGATCTAAGTTTGTGGGAAGATAAAGTGCTAGTGACTTGCCTTTCATTTACATTTGTTCCTTGTTTACAGTTGCTTCCCTTGCAGAGTTTAGGAAGGGGAGACTGATCCCTTTTCCCTCAGGCTGGCATAACAAACGTTTGCCCAAAGAGTCTCCTGTTACCTGTGGGAAAGTCCTTTGTAACCTTAATCTCAGCAGGCATCTCTTCTCTGTGCAATATTTGAACAGTGACTGTGCAGCACTGCTGTTTTATTTACCATTATCTCAAAAGCGAGGCTGAGGGTTGTATTTAGAGCTGCTGATCCCACTCATTAAATCTCCTTTGGGATCCTGAGTACCTGCTGGATTAATGTCCTTCCTCCATCTcatctcctggagctgctgtgtcctTTACACCG comes from Molothrus aeneus isolate 106 chromosome 18, BPBGC_Maene_1.0, whole genome shotgun sequence and encodes:
- the RAB35 gene encoding ras-related protein Rab-35 — its product is MARDYDHLFKLLIIGDSGVGKSSLLLRFADNTFSGSYITTIGVDFKIRTVEINGEKVKLQIWDTAGQERFRTITSTYYRGTHGVIVVYDVTSAESFVNVKRWLHEINQNCDDVCRILVGNKNDDPDRKVVETEDAYKFAGQMEIQLFETSAKENINVEEMFNCITELVLRAKKENLAKQQQQQQNDVVKLTKNSKRKKRCC